From the genome of Ectobacillus sp. JY-23, one region includes:
- a CDS encoding nitric oxide reductase activation protein NorD, translating into MRQIFTDKKIDASLFLRMENLMYALLKSKDAFLEYGYQAYYDELENKVVISRFWDDRHPNDKAIGLKSEVYLKALGYKHFADMNLIRSYSLELQASPLRSFLTQLFVLLEDLRTEELIKKERPGTASVFKRRRTLYRNHFTSQFEINRIRNFQSDMLFCLCYLALTSDKYESYANEYFEQIEMILHDAFHATNTEDTMYVVEKIRYRLEEVLHSDMINHYFGLAPLNSDAAEAKKEEKAKELANCDIQQLDDNEKKNKEEESFSTWHRENKNNDNENFLRFELESGTKTNLMGHAARESEDQDQAMASVQGQSKQSSQSNFGTEALDAIATSNAEGTPYGKFNVGAVHRFKEARKPLPAEKAEYQVIKSLVNKDVKELKKTIEKTIENKTNATSEKFYGRLGKKLLRIYTEKQPRLFYKKGQESKELDVTFHLLIDCSGSMFNKMEETKKSVVLFHEALKSLKIPHAISGFWEDASNAKKEYKPNVIHEVITHRHSTTPGIGPEIMQLREEEDNRDGYIIRIISDLLVKRREKHKFLLVFTDGEPSALDYNQDGILDTHEAVKLARKKGLEVIGIFIEEGEAKEETYALMKNIYNHHFLVANHAEDLRHKIKPLLKKLLLKTIQ; encoded by the coding sequence ATGAGACAAATATTCACAGATAAAAAAATTGATGCTTCGTTATTTCTTCGCATGGAAAACTTAATGTACGCTTTGCTGAAAAGTAAAGATGCATTTTTAGAGTACGGCTATCAAGCTTACTACGACGAATTAGAAAATAAGGTTGTCATCAGCCGATTCTGGGACGATCGTCATCCAAACGATAAAGCAATTGGGCTGAAAAGCGAAGTATATCTCAAAGCATTAGGGTATAAACATTTCGCAGACATGAATTTAATTCGCTCTTATAGCTTGGAATTACAAGCCTCACCCCTACGAAGCTTTTTAACACAGCTATTTGTGCTTTTGGAAGATTTGCGTACAGAAGAATTAATAAAAAAAGAGCGACCCGGTACTGCTTCCGTTTTTAAACGTCGACGTACCCTCTATCGCAATCATTTTACGTCACAATTTGAGATTAACCGCATTCGCAACTTTCAAAGCGATATGCTGTTTTGCTTATGCTATTTGGCATTAACAAGCGATAAGTATGAAAGCTATGCAAACGAATATTTTGAACAAATTGAGATGATTCTCCATGATGCTTTTCATGCCACAAATACAGAGGATACGATGTATGTTGTGGAGAAAATCCGCTATCGCCTCGAGGAGGTACTTCACAGCGATATGATTAACCACTACTTTGGTCTTGCACCGCTGAATAGTGACGCGGCTGAAGCAAAGAAAGAGGAAAAAGCAAAAGAACTCGCGAACTGCGATATACAACAGCTCGACGATAATGAGAAAAAGAATAAAGAAGAGGAATCGTTCTCAACTTGGCATCGTGAAAATAAAAACAATGACAACGAAAACTTTTTACGTTTTGAACTGGAAAGCGGAACAAAAACAAATCTAATGGGACATGCGGCGCGTGAATCAGAAGATCAAGATCAAGCTATGGCGTCCGTTCAAGGTCAGTCAAAACAGAGCTCCCAATCAAACTTTGGAACAGAAGCGCTTGATGCAATAGCTACCTCTAATGCTGAAGGCACTCCATATGGTAAGTTTAATGTAGGGGCCGTTCATCGCTTTAAAGAAGCTCGTAAGCCTTTACCTGCTGAAAAGGCAGAGTATCAGGTTATCAAATCACTTGTTAATAAAGATGTAAAAGAGTTAAAAAAGACCATTGAAAAGACCATTGAAAATAAAACAAACGCAACTTCTGAAAAGTTTTACGGTCGCCTTGGCAAAAAGCTACTTCGTATATATACAGAAAAACAGCCTCGTTTATTTTACAAAAAAGGGCAGGAGTCAAAAGAACTAGATGTTACGTTTCATCTTCTTATTGATTGCTCCGGCTCTATGTTTAATAAAATGGAAGAAACAAAAAAAAGCGTTGTTTTATTTCATGAAGCCTTAAAGTCTTTAAAAATCCCCCACGCCATCAGCGGCTTCTGGGAAGATGCTTCAAACGCCAAAAAAGAATACAAGCCCAACGTCATTCATGAGGTGATTACACATCGTCATTCCACAACACCAGGCATAGGACCAGAAATTATGCAACTGCGTGAAGAAGAAGACAATCGAGATGGCTATATTATCCGAATCATATCTGATTTACTCGTAAAAAGACGAGAAAAGCATAAATTTTTACTTGTCTTCACAGACGGAGAGCCATCAGCTTTAGATTACAATCAAGATGGCATTTTAGATACACATGAGGCCGTAAAGCTAGCACGTAAGAAAGGGCTAGAGGTTATCGGTATTTTTATTGAAGAAGGCGAAGCAAAAGAAGAAACATATGCTCTTATGAAAAATATTTATAATCATCACTTCTTGGTTGCGAACCACGCCGAGGATTTGCGCCATAAAATTAAGCCGCTCTTAAAGAAACTGCTGTTAAAAACAATTCAATAG